The following proteins come from a genomic window of Pyxidicoccus sp. MSG2:
- a CDS encoding putative glycolipid-binding domain-containing protein: MTSQRTESTPGTAPASRCLRALIWHRMEQPGSEYFELRESADGWTLTGSVVLAEDGLPYAADYTLHCDKQWLTREARILLRRGGVEQSLSLRVDAQQRWWRGAEEVPQFRGCSDIDLAFTPSTNTLPIRRLALEVGQGADVTAAWVRMPDLSLVTLPQRYTRLTPSRYRYESNGGSFVAEVDTDELGLVLNYPPGWERVATTKG, encoded by the coding sequence ATGACTTCCCAGCGCACCGAGTCGACCCCTGGCACGGCTCCCGCGTCGCGGTGTCTCCGCGCGCTCATCTGGCATCGGATGGAGCAGCCAGGGAGCGAGTACTTCGAGCTGCGGGAGTCCGCCGACGGCTGGACGCTGACCGGCTCGGTGGTGCTCGCGGAGGACGGCCTGCCGTACGCGGCGGACTACACCCTCCACTGTGACAAGCAGTGGCTGACGCGCGAGGCGCGCATCCTGCTGCGGCGTGGAGGCGTGGAGCAGTCCCTCTCCCTTCGCGTCGATGCGCAGCAACGCTGGTGGCGGGGCGCGGAGGAGGTGCCTCAATTCCGTGGGTGCTCGGACATCGACCTCGCCTTCACGCCCTCGACGAACACGCTGCCCATCCGCCGGCTCGCGCTGGAGGTGGGGCAGGGGGCTGACGTCACGGCCGCGTGGGTCCGCATGCCGGACCTGTCCCTGGTGACACTGCCTCAGCGGTACACACGGCTGACGCCATCGCGCTACCGGTACGAGAGCAACGGCGGAAGCTTCGTGGCCGAGGTGGACACGGACGAGCTGGGCCTCGTCCTGAATTATCCGCCCGGCTGGGAGCGCGTCGCCACGACGAAGGGCTGA
- a CDS encoding DUF2381 family protein, which produces MRNLTLSRWGLLLVLMVSPALARDMEEKLMIRTLKVPEHPGQEAPSIYVSAQVVTALRFEKEVDPAKTKFMAWQGRFEPPLVGGKKVVLEPLRELDDGEALPLSVTLVDGTELTFLVKPKSREDWGWIDYQVNVFKDHTSYNAVLSSLYDSLNRERGLREENERFKKEENSVDHAYATLLANGAAEKTPFRRKRVFRSKTEDMDMIVEVFKGPGKAAAVVTLKNTHGGEPWRLDGAYLAVDFTSYSARPFALRMDPPVIVPGQSGKIAVVVDKSAFQTDGGNSRTWLFSSSVGTACCRWRWRWITL; this is translated from the coding sequence ATGCGCAATCTCACACTTTCCAGGTGGGGCCTGCTTCTCGTCCTGATGGTTTCTCCGGCACTTGCCCGGGACATGGAGGAGAAGCTCATGATTCGGACCCTCAAGGTGCCGGAACATCCGGGCCAGGAGGCGCCGTCCATCTACGTTTCCGCGCAGGTCGTGACTGCGCTCCGGTTCGAGAAAGAGGTCGATCCGGCGAAGACGAAGTTCATGGCATGGCAGGGGCGTTTCGAGCCCCCACTCGTGGGTGGCAAGAAGGTGGTTCTGGAACCCCTGCGCGAACTCGACGACGGCGAGGCGCTGCCTCTGTCCGTGACGCTCGTTGACGGGACGGAGCTCACGTTCCTGGTGAAGCCCAAGAGCCGTGAGGACTGGGGATGGATCGACTATCAGGTCAATGTGTTCAAGGACCACACCAGCTACAACGCGGTGCTCTCGTCCCTCTACGACTCACTCAACAGAGAGCGCGGCCTCCGCGAGGAGAATGAGCGATTCAAGAAGGAAGAGAACTCCGTCGATCATGCCTATGCGACCCTGCTCGCCAATGGGGCAGCGGAGAAGACACCGTTTCGGCGCAAGAGGGTTTTCCGCTCGAAGACAGAAGACATGGACATGATCGTTGAAGTGTTCAAAGGGCCTGGTAAGGCGGCCGCGGTGGTGACCCTGAAGAACACCCATGGTGGAGAGCCCTGGAGGCTCGACGGTGCATACTTGGCCGTCGACTTCACCAGCTACTCGGCTCGACCCTTCGCGCTTCGCATGGACCCACCTGTGATCGTTCCGGGTCAGTCTGGGAAGATCGCGGTCGTGGTGGACAAGAGCGCCTTCCAGACCGACGGGGGCAACTCGCGGACCTGGCTCTTCAGCTCTTCCGTGGGGACGGCGTGCTGCAGGTGGCGGTGGCGATGGATCACACTCTGA
- a CDS encoding general secretion pathway protein GspE, giving the protein MARKRIGELLLEQRAISVAQLEAGLAAHRKSGQRLGAALIAQGVITEATLAGALSQALGLPQVDLAAITPEWAAVHLLRARFCEQHDLFPIALESVGGRRQLVVAMSDPLNVTAVEEIEFTTGLKVSTRVAALSAVRSAILRYYHKVPVAVANGTGTAAPAPAPRAPVAARPTAVPARPAVPVAKAPPPPEEEEADEVIVGEELPPGETTQRTSLAELIREREEQRKQRRGQAQAAKPKPKPAASAGGVLDDLDYLFGQAREDPDRIEELERKFWALMRIMARKGLLSKEEFTRELDDEGER; this is encoded by the coding sequence ATGGCGAGGAAGCGCATTGGCGAGCTGCTCCTGGAGCAGCGGGCGATCAGCGTCGCGCAGCTCGAGGCGGGTCTGGCCGCGCACCGCAAGTCGGGACAGCGATTGGGGGCCGCGCTCATCGCGCAGGGCGTGATTACGGAGGCCACGCTGGCGGGCGCACTGAGCCAGGCGCTGGGGCTGCCCCAGGTGGACCTGGCGGCGATCACCCCGGAGTGGGCGGCGGTGCACCTCCTGCGAGCGCGCTTCTGCGAGCAGCACGATTTGTTCCCCATCGCACTGGAGAGCGTGGGCGGGCGGCGGCAGCTCGTGGTGGCGATGAGTGATCCGCTCAACGTGACGGCGGTGGAGGAAATCGAGTTCACCACCGGCCTGAAGGTGAGCACGCGCGTGGCGGCCCTGTCGGCGGTGCGCAGCGCGATTCTGCGCTACTACCACAAGGTGCCGGTGGCGGTAGCCAACGGGACGGGCACCGCGGCTCCGGCCCCGGCGCCGCGCGCTCCGGTGGCGGCCCGGCCCACTGCAGTGCCGGCGAGGCCCGCGGTGCCGGTGGCGAAGGCGCCGCCTCCTCCCGAGGAGGAGGAGGCAGACGAGGTCATCGTCGGAGAGGAATTGCCGCCGGGAGAGACGACCCAGCGCACGTCCCTGGCGGAGTTGATCCGCGAGCGGGAGGAGCAGCGCAAGCAGCGGCGCGGGCAGGCCCAGGCGGCGAAGCCGAAGCCGAAGCCGGCGGCGAGCGCGGGCGGCGTGCTGGATGACCTGGATTATCTCTTCGGGCAGGCCCGCGAGGACCCGGACCGAATCGAAGAGCTGGAGCGGAAGTTCTGGGCGCTGATGCGGATCATGGCGCGCAAGGGATTGCTGTCGAAGGAGGAGTTCACCCGCGAGCTGGACGACGAGGGCGAGCGCTGA
- a CDS encoding DNA-3-methyladenine glycosylase 2 family protein, whose translation MDLLDHDACYRVLQTRDARFDGRLFVGVTSTGIYCRPICPARTPFLKNCTFHASAAAAQEAGFRPCLRCRPETAPDLASWRGTSNTVSRALAIIADGGLDGGEAGVDEVAERLGVGGRQLRRLFKQHLGASPVAVAQTRRVLFAKQLIQETRMPMAEVALAAGFGSVRRFNETFHDLYHRPPSELRRKALTELPAGSVGEAGVTLRLRYRPPYDWAAMLAYLEARAIDGVEQWVDGRYRRTVAQDGRLGTVEVQHEPARNNLVVTVRFPDVRSLPAILARVRRVFDVGADIETIGAHLSRDPFLAPLLAQRPGLRAPGGWDGFELAMRAILGQQVTVVAARQLAQRLVALCGEVLPESASLHAALSRAFPSPERVASANLGALGMPSARRASLKALAEAALADPHLFRPFGTVEEAIARLRSIRGVGEWTAQYIALRALRETDAFPASDVALLRGAANDAGERPTPEDLLQRAEPWRPWRAYAAQHLWAADAVLSQQAREARHG comes from the coding sequence ATGGACCTGCTCGACCACGACGCGTGCTACCGCGTGCTCCAGACCCGTGATGCCCGGTTCGATGGACGCCTGTTCGTCGGGGTGACGTCGACGGGCATCTACTGCCGCCCCATCTGCCCTGCGCGGACGCCGTTCCTCAAGAACTGTACCTTCCATGCCTCGGCCGCCGCCGCGCAGGAGGCGGGCTTCCGGCCGTGCCTGCGCTGCCGGCCGGAGACGGCCCCGGACCTGGCCTCGTGGCGCGGGACGTCCAACACCGTGTCCCGCGCACTGGCCATCATCGCGGACGGCGGACTGGATGGGGGCGAGGCGGGCGTCGACGAAGTGGCCGAGCGCCTGGGGGTGGGCGGGCGCCAGCTTCGCCGGCTGTTCAAGCAGCACCTGGGGGCGTCACCGGTGGCCGTGGCCCAGACGCGGCGGGTGCTCTTCGCCAAGCAGCTCATCCAGGAGACCCGGATGCCGATGGCGGAGGTGGCGCTCGCCGCCGGCTTCGGCAGCGTCCGGCGCTTCAATGAGACATTTCATGACTTGTATCATCGCCCGCCGAGCGAGCTGCGACGCAAGGCTTTGACGGAGCTGCCCGCGGGCTCCGTGGGCGAGGCGGGCGTGACGCTCCGGCTCCGCTACCGCCCGCCGTATGACTGGGCGGCGATGCTGGCCTATCTGGAAGCGCGCGCCATCGACGGCGTCGAGCAGTGGGTGGATGGACGCTACCGGAGGACGGTGGCGCAGGACGGACGGCTCGGCACGGTGGAGGTCCAGCACGAGCCGGCACGGAACAACCTGGTCGTCACGGTGCGCTTCCCGGACGTGCGCTCGCTTCCCGCCATCCTGGCGCGCGTGCGGCGGGTGTTCGACGTGGGCGCGGACATCGAGACCATTGGCGCGCACCTGTCGAGAGACCCGTTCCTGGCGCCGCTGCTGGCGCAGCGCCCGGGCCTGCGCGCGCCGGGTGGGTGGGACGGGTTCGAGCTCGCGATGCGGGCCATCCTGGGACAGCAGGTGACGGTGGTCGCGGCGCGGCAGCTCGCTCAGCGACTGGTGGCCCTGTGCGGAGAGGTCCTGCCCGAGTCCGCGAGCCTCCACGCGGCGCTGTCCCGCGCGTTCCCCTCGCCGGAGCGCGTGGCCTCGGCGAACCTGGGTGCGCTGGGCATGCCGTCGGCGCGGCGGGCGTCGCTCAAGGCGCTGGCGGAGGCGGCGCTGGCGGACCCCCACCTCTTCCGTCCCTTCGGCACGGTGGAGGAGGCGATTGCCCGGCTGCGCTCCATCCGGGGCGTGGGGGAGTGGACGGCGCAGTACATCGCGCTGCGCGCCCTGCGCGAGACGGACGCGTTTCCGGCCAGCGACGTCGCGTTGCTTCGAGGCGCGGCCAACGACGCGGGCGAGCGGCCAACGCCCGAGGATTTGCTGCAACGCGCGGAGCCCTGGAGACCGTGGCGGGCCTATGCCGCGCAACACCTCTGGGCCGCCGATGCGGTGCTGAGCCAGCAGGCCCGGGAGGCCCGTCATGGCTGA
- a CDS encoding ExbD/TolR family protein, with protein MAGGMDTGQGGKGKKSLDVAINLTAFIDLMAVTISFLIMTAVWTQIGRLQVSQAGGPSTEEQQEEEKTKTVQLNLLITPTELRLTADQSAFDPIPLTKDAKGKTDLTKLIARFKELKAQLPDQTAITLQPEDKVRYEDLVRIIDECIGSGLPQVSVSAAMG; from the coding sequence ATGGCCGGCGGAATGGACACAGGTCAAGGTGGCAAGGGCAAGAAGTCGCTCGACGTCGCCATCAACCTGACCGCATTCATCGACCTGATGGCTGTGACCATCAGCTTCCTCATCATGACGGCAGTCTGGACCCAGATTGGCCGGCTCCAGGTCTCCCAGGCGGGAGGCCCTTCCACGGAGGAGCAGCAGGAGGAGGAGAAGACCAAGACGGTCCAGCTCAACCTGCTGATTACCCCCACGGAGCTGCGGCTGACGGCGGACCAGAGCGCCTTCGACCCGATTCCCCTCACCAAGGATGCCAAGGGCAAGACGGACCTGACCAAGCTGATTGCGCGCTTCAAGGAACTGAAGGCGCAGCTGCCGGACCAGACCGCCATCACCCTGCAGCCCGAGGACAAGGTCCGCTACGAGGACCTGGTTCGCATCATCGACGAGTGCATCGGCTCCGGGTTGCCCCAGGTGTCGGTGTCCGCGGCGATGGGCTAG
- a CDS encoding helix-turn-helix transcriptional regulator: MPRLHASPLLRESDLQLIRVTCDGHDAPRLKDEYAASESLVLALHGRFQFRDARTRTVVGPGTGLFMRANNPCQISHPHGGGDACLSVRGPWVRRFVDPATATFAVSAEAYVRLQALLARVARQEPVERLQVEEALCLTVSRSEPRATAGSAPNARERNLAGAIAHEVSLRFDERLSLEELAEGAGVSVFHACRVFRRVMGTGIHQHQQEVRLRHALALLLDTRLPLAEVALEAGFANQGHLGNAFMRRYGRTPGATRKGRLPFNA, from the coding sequence ATGCCGCGCCTGCACGCCTCGCCCCTGCTCCGCGAATCGGACCTCCAGCTCATCCGCGTGACGTGTGATGGCCACGACGCCCCGCGACTGAAGGACGAGTACGCGGCCAGCGAGAGCCTGGTGCTCGCGCTGCACGGCCGCTTCCAGTTCCGCGACGCGAGGACACGCACCGTGGTGGGCCCGGGCACCGGCCTGTTCATGCGCGCGAACAACCCCTGTCAAATCAGCCACCCTCACGGCGGAGGCGACGCCTGCCTCTCCGTGCGCGGCCCCTGGGTGCGGCGCTTCGTGGACCCGGCCACCGCGACATTCGCCGTCAGCGCCGAGGCCTACGTGCGCCTCCAGGCCCTGCTGGCCCGCGTCGCCCGCCAGGAGCCCGTGGAGCGCCTCCAGGTGGAGGAAGCGCTGTGCCTGACGGTGTCCCGCTCCGAGCCACGTGCTACCGCGGGCAGCGCGCCCAACGCGCGCGAGCGGAACCTCGCCGGAGCGATTGCCCACGAGGTCTCCCTGCGCTTCGACGAGCGCCTCTCGCTGGAGGAACTGGCGGAAGGCGCGGGCGTGTCCGTCTTCCACGCGTGCCGGGTGTTCCGCCGGGTGATGGGGACGGGCATCCACCAGCACCAGCAGGAGGTCCGGCTGCGGCATGCGCTCGCCCTGCTGCTGGACACGCGGCTGCCGCTGGCCGAGGTGGCGCTGGAGGCCGGCTTCGCCAACCAGGGCCACCTGGGCAATGCCTTCATGCGCCGCTACGGGCGCACCCCGGGCGCCACGCGGAAGGGACGGCTGCCCTTCAACGCCTGA
- a CDS encoding ExbD/TolR family protein yields MAIQVPGKRYGKRLQHSKVFGHGAHGKKSGYADLLITPLVDMFVIIVLFLIANFSATGEVLMMTKDIELPEAINVKEVEMHPVVMVSNDQISVSGTIVGRVEDFSKDEYLNIPALEEKLRDMKKQYEDLHAMAKDEEGGFKGDINIQAHKDVEYSIIKRVMFSCATAGYQNINFAVMTVAGDAPPGPTAQVTP; encoded by the coding sequence ATGGCCATCCAGGTCCCAGGCAAGCGGTACGGCAAGCGTCTCCAGCACTCCAAGGTGTTCGGACACGGCGCGCACGGCAAGAAGAGCGGCTACGCCGACCTCCTCATCACCCCGCTCGTCGACATGTTCGTCATCATCGTGCTCTTCCTCATCGCGAACTTCTCCGCGACGGGCGAGGTGCTGATGATGACCAAGGACATCGAGCTTCCCGAGGCAATCAACGTCAAGGAAGTGGAGATGCACCCTGTCGTCATGGTGTCCAACGACCAGATCAGCGTGTCGGGCACCATCGTCGGCCGCGTCGAAGACTTCTCCAAGGACGAGTACCTCAACATTCCCGCGCTGGAGGAGAAGCTGCGGGACATGAAGAAGCAGTACGAGGACCTCCACGCCATGGCGAAGGACGAGGAGGGCGGCTTCAAGGGCGACATCAACATCCAGGCCCACAAGGACGTCGAGTACTCCATCATCAAGCGGGTGATGTTCAGCTGCGCCACGGCCGGCTACCAGAACATCAACTTCGCGGTGATGACCGTCGCTGGCGACGCGCCCCCGGGCCCCACGGCCCAGGTCACGCCGTAG
- a CDS encoding MotA/TolQ/ExbB proton channel family protein produces MNLGFLTNLTVLANTGGPERSLFEEIARRWEAGQWGMYPIAVCLVIALSIMVERGIVLFGKASINKEAFLRGLKKHIYAGDLDKAINYVAGQKSTPLTNVIKAGLMNVPKGNDEVQAALDEASLRETPRLEARTGYLAMLGNAAMLAGLLGTVSGLISCFEAVANVNPADKATILANGISEAMNCTGFGLVTAIPALVAFSVLMGRTQSLINDINETSVSVLNLIVANKDKFKNMNVPAARDEE; encoded by the coding sequence ATGAACCTGGGGTTTCTGACGAATCTGACCGTACTTGCGAACACCGGCGGCCCCGAGCGCAGCCTCTTCGAGGAAATCGCGCGCCGCTGGGAGGCCGGTCAGTGGGGCATGTACCCCATCGCCGTCTGCCTCGTGATTGCGCTGTCCATCATGGTGGAGCGCGGCATCGTCCTGTTCGGCAAGGCCTCCATCAACAAGGAAGCCTTCCTGCGCGGCCTGAAGAAGCACATCTACGCCGGTGACCTGGACAAGGCCATCAACTACGTGGCCGGCCAGAAGTCCACGCCGCTCACCAACGTCATCAAGGCCGGCCTGATGAACGTTCCCAAGGGCAACGACGAGGTCCAGGCCGCCCTGGACGAGGCCAGCCTGCGCGAGACGCCTCGCCTGGAGGCCCGCACCGGCTACCTCGCCATGCTCGGCAACGCGGCGATGCTCGCCGGTCTGCTCGGCACGGTGTCCGGTCTCATCTCCTGCTTCGAGGCCGTGGCCAACGTGAACCCGGCCGACAAGGCCACCATTCTCGCCAACGGCATCTCGGAAGCCATGAACTGCACGGGCTTCGGGCTCGTGACGGCCATCCCCGCCCTGGTCGCCTTCTCCGTGCTGATGGGCCGCACGCAGTCGCTCATCAACGACATCAACGAGACCAGCGTCTCCGTCCTCAACCTCATCGTGGCCAACAAGGACAAGTTCAAGAACATGAACGTCCCCGCGGCCCGCGACGAGGAGTAG
- a CDS encoding HAD family hydrolase — MQLRAVIFDLDGTLVDSLGDIADAMNHALTHHGLPAHPEAAYLRFVGEGVKELVRRAVPAGREEMHAPVLATWRGYYDAHLLDRTRPYPGIPAMLTALGETGARLAVLSNKSDVFVKRLVSQLLPGVAFDAVYGERPGMPRKPDPTAALALAAELGVLPGACGFVGDTSVDMDTARAAGMYGVGVTWGFRSHELEAHGARAVSTTAEELLAALRDARP, encoded by the coding sequence ATGCAGCTTCGCGCCGTCATCTTCGACCTCGATGGGACACTGGTGGACTCGCTGGGGGACATCGCGGACGCGATGAACCATGCCCTCACCCACCACGGCCTGCCTGCGCATCCGGAAGCCGCCTACCTGCGCTTCGTGGGTGAGGGCGTGAAGGAGTTGGTGCGCCGGGCGGTGCCGGCCGGGCGCGAGGAAATGCACGCGCCGGTGCTGGCCACCTGGCGCGGGTACTACGACGCGCACCTGCTCGACCGGACGCGGCCCTATCCGGGCATCCCCGCGATGCTGACGGCGCTGGGGGAGACGGGCGCGCGGCTGGCGGTGCTGAGCAACAAGTCGGACGTCTTCGTGAAGCGGCTCGTCTCACAGCTGCTGCCGGGAGTGGCCTTCGACGCCGTGTATGGCGAGCGGCCGGGCATGCCTCGCAAGCCGGACCCGACGGCGGCGCTGGCGCTGGCGGCGGAGCTGGGCGTGTTGCCCGGCGCGTGCGGCTTCGTGGGTGACACCTCCGTGGACATGGACACGGCGCGCGCGGCGGGCATGTACGGCGTGGGCGTCACCTGGGGCTTCCGGAGCCATGAGCTCGAGGCGCACGGCGCTCGCGCGGTGAGCACCACCGCGGAGGAATTGCTGGCGGCGCTGCGCGACGCGCGGCCGTGA